Proteins from a genomic interval of Rhizobium etli CFN 42:
- the hemP gene encoding hemin uptake protein HemP codes for MMVEKPDSFKHAPLPSEPAAQQRIVESADLFRGTNEIMIKHDGLVYRLKITRQGKLILNK; via the coding sequence ATGATGGTTGAAAAGCCAGATAGCTTTAAGCATGCGCCACTGCCCAGCGAGCCGGCGGCGCAACAGCGGATCGTCGAAAGCGCGGATCTCTTCCGCGGCACGAACGAGATCATGATCAAACACGACGGGCTGGTCTACCGCCTGAAGATCACCCGCCAGGGCAAGCTCATTCTCAATAAATAG
- a CDS encoding hemin-degrading factor: MTEQKRPSPAEIRAFRAENPKMRERDIAARLKISEAALVAAETGISITRIDGSATKLLERVERLGEVMALSRNESAVHEKIGVFENIKTGMQSAIVLGENIDLRIFPSRWEHGFAVSKKDGDQERLSLQYFDKAGNAVHKVHLRPNSNIQAYHAIVAELKLEDQSQEFVEAEVSNTADEAADVSRDELRENWRKLTDTHEFFGMLKRLKIGRQAAIRNVGDDYAWKLDNTATAEMMHASVKSGLPIMCFVANSGIVQIHSGPIFNVQAMGPWINIMDPTFHLHLRQDHIAETWAVRKPTRDGHVTSLEAYNVEGEMIIQFFGKRKEGFGERSEWREIIESLPRAASVAA, encoded by the coding sequence ATGACTGAGCAGAAAAGACCATCGCCGGCCGAAATCCGTGCGTTTCGCGCCGAAAATCCGAAAATGCGTGAGCGCGACATCGCCGCCCGGCTGAAGATTTCCGAGGCAGCCCTCGTCGCCGCCGAAACCGGCATCAGCATCACCCGCATCGACGGCAGCGCGACGAAGCTTCTCGAGCGCGTGGAACGCCTCGGCGAGGTGATGGCTCTGTCGCGCAACGAAAGCGCGGTGCACGAAAAGATCGGCGTTTTCGAAAACATCAAGACCGGCATGCAGAGCGCAATCGTGCTGGGTGAGAATATCGACCTGCGCATCTTCCCGAGCCGCTGGGAGCACGGCTTCGCCGTCTCCAAGAAGGATGGCGATCAGGAACGCCTCAGCCTGCAATATTTCGACAAGGCAGGGAACGCCGTGCATAAGGTGCACCTGCGCCCGAATTCGAATATCCAGGCCTATCATGCGATCGTCGCCGAGCTGAAGCTCGAAGACCAGTCTCAGGAATTCGTCGAGGCCGAGGTCTCGAATACCGCCGACGAAGCTGCCGATGTCAGCCGCGACGAGCTACGCGAAAACTGGCGCAAGCTGACCGATACCCACGAATTCTTCGGCATGCTGAAGCGCCTGAAGATCGGCCGCCAGGCGGCCATCCGCAACGTCGGCGACGACTATGCCTGGAAGCTCGACAACACCGCGACCGCCGAGATGATGCATGCTTCGGTGAAATCGGGCCTGCCGATCATGTGCTTCGTAGCCAATAGCGGCATCGTTCAGATCCATTCCGGGCCGATCTTCAATGTGCAGGCGATGGGGCCGTGGATCAACATCATGGACCCGACCTTCCACCTGCATCTGCGCCAGGATCACATCGCCGAGACCTGGGCCGTGCGCAAGCCGACCAGGGACGGCCACGTCACCTCGCTGGAGGCCTACAATGTCGAAGGCGAGATGATCATCCAGTTCTTCGGCAAGCGAAAGGAAGGCTTCGGCGAACGCAGCGAATGGCGCGAGATCATCGAAAGCCTGCCGCGGGCAGCAAGTGTCGCCGCATAA
- a CDS encoding heme/hemin ABC transporter substrate-binding protein: MTMRNNLRGNRLWELALTAAVFALPLIPTAPAGNSFAFVHVAYAEEKRLDTSRLVSVGGDVTEIIYALGEESRLIARDTTSLYPEAALKLPNVGYMRALSPEGILAMNPTTIIAVEGSGPPEALAVLKNASVPFETVPSTFTRDGIIAKIDRVGTLLGVPDKAKALEEKVATDLDAAIADAEKRPETERKRVLFILSAQNGRIMASGTGTAADGVIKLAGAVNAVGVFPGYKPLTDEAIIEAKPDIILMMNRGDGASTKNEDLLAQPAIALTPAGEKKAIIRMDGVYLLGFGPRTAAAVRDLNAAIYGG; the protein is encoded by the coding sequence ATGACGATGCGTAACAACCTGCGCGGGAATCGCCTTTGGGAGCTGGCCCTGACGGCAGCCGTCTTCGCACTGCCGCTGATCCCCACGGCGCCGGCCGGCAATAGCTTTGCCTTCGTCCACGTCGCCTATGCCGAGGAGAAGAGGCTCGACACCTCACGCCTGGTTTCGGTCGGCGGCGACGTCACCGAGATCATCTATGCGCTCGGCGAGGAAAGCCGGCTGATCGCCCGCGATACCACAAGCCTCTATCCGGAGGCGGCGCTGAAGCTGCCGAACGTCGGATACATGCGCGCGCTCTCGCCGGAAGGCATTCTTGCCATGAACCCGACCACGATCATCGCCGTCGAAGGGTCCGGTCCGCCGGAGGCGCTTGCTGTGCTGAAGAATGCCAGCGTGCCCTTCGAGACCGTGCCGAGCACTTTTACCCGCGACGGCATCATCGCCAAGATCGACCGGGTCGGCACGCTGCTCGGCGTACCCGACAAGGCGAAGGCGCTCGAAGAAAAGGTCGCGACCGATCTCGATGCGGCGATCGCCGATGCCGAAAAGCGCCCTGAGACCGAGCGCAAGCGCGTTCTCTTCATCCTCAGCGCCCAGAACGGCCGGATCATGGCATCTGGCACCGGCACGGCGGCCGACGGCGTCATCAAGCTCGCCGGCGCGGTCAACGCCGTGGGCGTATTCCCGGGCTACAAGCCGCTGACGGACGAGGCGATCATCGAAGCCAAGCCCGACATTATTCTGATGATGAACCGCGGCGATGGCGCCAGCACCAAGAATGAGGACCTGCTGGCGCAGCCGGCAATTGCGCTGACGCCGGCCGGCGAGAAGAAAGCGATCATCAGGATGGACGGCGTCTACCTGCTCGGCTTCGGCCCGCGCACGGCAGCCGCCGTGCGGGACCTGAACGCGGCGATCTACGGGGGCTGA